A window of the Candidatus Thermoplasmatota archaeon genome harbors these coding sequences:
- a CDS encoding GTPase, translated as KASLVNAVGADFRLMGMNQTALESKVPVIAVCAVRTGSGKSQTTRAIASILRAKGRRVVAIRHPMPYGDLEKQAVQRYATYADLDKNACTIEEREEYEPHIDKGIIVYAGVDYEKILRQAEKEADVILWDGGNNDTPFYIPNLHIVVADPHRAEHARLYYPGETNIRMADVVIINKVDTAQPKDVEQVKQIVEELNPKAKIIKATSPVTVEDTKAIKGKTVLVIEDGPTVTHGGMKFGAGFIAAKNSGAKKIIDPRPFAVNSIKDTFAKYPHLEDVLPAMGYGNHQIKDLQDTINAAKCDVVVSGTPIDLNRVLKANKPMIRVRYDLQVLKGEIKLHDILAKF; from the coding sequence AAGGCGTCCCTGGTCAACGCTGTGGGCGCGGACTTCCGGCTGATGGGCATGAACCAGACGGCGCTGGAATCAAAGGTGCCCGTCATCGCGGTGTGCGCCGTCAGGACCGGCTCCGGCAAGAGCCAGACAACGAGAGCCATCGCATCCATCCTGAGGGCCAAAGGGAGACGCGTGGTTGCCATCAGGCACCCGATGCCGTACGGCGACCTCGAAAAGCAGGCGGTCCAAAGATACGCGACATACGCCGACCTCGACAAGAACGCGTGCACGATCGAGGAGAGGGAGGAGTACGAGCCACACATAGACAAGGGGATAATCGTATATGCGGGCGTCGATTACGAGAAGATCCTGAGACAGGCCGAGAAGGAGGCCGATGTCATCCTGTGGGACGGAGGCAACAACGACACGCCGTTCTATATCCCGAACCTGCACATAGTGGTCGCGGACCCGCACAGGGCGGAGCACGCGAGGCTCTATTATCCCGGCGAGACGAACATCCGCATGGCGGATGTCGTCATAATCAACAAGGTCGACACTGCGCAGCCGAAGGACGTCGAGCAGGTGAAGCAGATCGTCGAGGAGCTCAACCCGAAAGCGAAGATCATCAAGGCAACGTCGCCCGTGACCGTCGAGGACACGAAGGCGATCAAGGGCAAGACCGTCCTCGTGATCGAGGACGGGCCGACCGTCACTCACGGCGGGATGAAGTTCGGCGCAGGCTTCATAGCCGCGAAGAACTCGGGCGCCAAGAAGATCATCGACCCAAGGCCGTTCGCGGTCAACTCGATCAAGGACACTTTCGCGAAGTACCCGCATCTCGAGGACGTGCTGCCGGCAATGGGCTACGGCAACCACCAGATCAAGGACCTCCAGGACACGATAAACGCCGCAAAGTGCGATGTCGTCGTTTCCGGCACACCCATCGACCTGAACAGGGTCCTCAAGGCCAACAAGCCAATGATCAGGGTCAGGTACGATCTCCAAGTGCTTAAGGGCGAGATCAAGCTCCATGACATATTGGCCAAGTTCTGA